The stretch of DNA CCAAAGAAACGTAAAAAGACTTATAGAAATAGGCTCTTACAGAGGACTTAGACATAGACAAGGATTACCAGTTAGAGGTCAAAGAACGAAAACAAATGCGAGGACGAGAAAAGGTCCATCGCACGGTATCAAAGGGAAATAAGATGGGAGAGGTTTTGAATGGCTAAGAACAGTAAGAGTAAAAAAACCAGAAAAAGTAGTAAAAAGAAGATCCATGTGGATTACGGAGTAGCTCATGTTTACTCCACTTTCAACAACACGATAATAACCATTTCCGACAAAGATGGAAACGTTTTAACATGGTCTAGCGGTGGTGACACCGGCTTTTCCGGTTCGAAAAAATCCACACCATATGCTGCGCAGTTGGCCGCGGATAAAGTGGCTAAAGAAGCGATGAATATGGGTATGAAGAAGATAGATGTGTTGGTTAAAGGACCAGGGCCGGGTCGTGAATCGGCAGTGCGTGGGCTTCAAGCGGCAGGGCTGGAAGTTCAAAACATAAAAGACATAACACCCGTTCCGCACAACGGTTGCCGTCCAAAGAAAAGACGAAGGATGTAAGGAGGTTCTAAAGATATGGCGAGATACACCGGCTCAGTTTGTAGACTGTGCAGAAGAGAAGGCATGAAGCTTTTCTTAAAAGGCGACAAATGTTATTCAAGCAAATGTCCCTTTGAAAAGAGACCCTACGCTCCTGGACAGCATGGAAGAGATAGAATGAAAATGACTCATTACGCCAAGCAGTTGAGATCAAAGCAGGCGATGAAGAGAACGTATGGAATATTTGAAAAACAATTCAGGAAGTACTTTGATAAGGCCATGAGGGCAAAAGGAGTTACCGGAACGGTTCTTGTCCAACTTGTAGAATCACGTTTGGATAACACCGTTTACAGACTTGGTTTTGCGCTTTCACGTTCCCATGCAAGGCAACTTGTCACACATGGGCATGTTTTGGTAAATGGAAGAAGAGTTAACATACCTTCATACCTTCTCCGCCCAGGAGATACCATAAAACTTGGTGAAAAAGTGCGTTCTAACACCGACGTTAAGGAGGCCATTGAAACGGCTTCTTCAAGAAATGCTTTCCCGTGGCTCGACGTGAATTACGACGAGTTCGAAGGAACTTTCGTAAGGTTGCCAGAGAGGGAAGAAGTAGATCTCACGATAGACGTGCAAGACATCGTCGAGTTGTACTCGAAATGATGATGACGTACGTCTTTCGCGCGAGGTGATTAAATGCTCAATTATGTTAAACCTGAGAGGTTCATCATCGAGGAAGAAAAAGAGGAAAGAGGATATCTTTACGCCAGGTATGCCGTTCAGCCTTTGGAACGAGGCTATTCCATAATGCTTGGAAACTCTTTAAGAAGAGTGCTTTTATCCTCTATTCCCTCCGTTGCCGTTACCAAAGTTAAGATCAAAGACGTTTATCACGAGTACGATACTTTGGTAGGTGTAAAGGAAGATGTATTGCAGATCCTTTTGAACATCAAACAGCTTCAAATAAAAGCAGTATCCCCTATAAAAGATGAACCAATAACTCTTGTCGCGCAAAAGAAAGGACCTGGAATACTCAAGGCAAAAGATATAATATGCCCAATGGAAGTAAAGATAGCCAATCCTGAGCTGAAAATAGCGACTTTGAATGAAGATGCAGACGTTTACATGGAACTCTTCGCTGAAATAGGGAAGGGATATCTTCCAATCTCCGAAATGGATTTGGGAAACGATATCCAAATACTTCCAATAGATGGGATATTCAGCCCCGTTGTAAAAGTCAATTTCAGAACGGAAGATTTCAGGGTTGGAAAGAAGACTGACTACGATCGTCTTATCCTGGAAATTTGGACTAAAAAATCCATAACTCCAAACGAGGCTTTGAAAAAAGCGATTGAAATAATGATAGAACACTTCGATTTCCTTGACAAGAACTTCCCTGGAGAAATTCAAGCTGTTGAACTTAGCGGAAGTGAAGAAAGTGTCAAGGAAGAAGTAAAAGAAGAAAAAGAAGAAGCAAAAGAAGAATCAGAGCAAAAAGCAGCCAGTGAAGAAAAAGACAGCGCTTATTCAATCTACGACAAGATGAAAATAGATGAATTGGAATTGTCAGTCAGATCCTTGAATTGTTTGAAACGTGATAAAATAGAGACCGTTGGGGATCTTCTGCGAAGAACGGAAAAGGATCTCTTGCGGATACGTAACTTTGGAAACAAATCGCTCAAAGAAGTCGATGAGAAATTGAGAGCGTTTGGACTAAAACTCAAAGCTGAATGATGGAGAGGAGTTTGATGTTATGAGACATAGAGTAAAACTCAAAAAATTCGGGAGACCGAGTGATCAAAGAAAAGCGCTCATGAAAAGCCTTGTAAGAGAACTCTTCATCCACGAAACAATTGTCACCACAACCCAGAAGGCGAAGGCAGCCTCTCAACTGGCAGAAAAAATCATAACACATGCGATGAAGAAAGACCTTTCTGCAAGGAGATATGTTAACACTTTTCTGAACGATCGTAGGTTGACAAACAAAGTTGTGGATGAAATCGCACCTAGATACGAAGGAAGAAAAGGTGGTTACACCCGCATCTTGAAATTGCGCAAAAGGCGCGGAGATGGCGCGGAATTAGCCATTTTTCAACTCATAAAAGAAGAGTGAGGTTTAGATAGGCTACCCCTCAGGGGTAGCCTTTTATAGAAAATGTGGCAAACTATACTTTTTTTCGTTGTAATCAATTTTCTTGCGTCAGTCATAGTCTTTTTCGACTACAAAAAATCGACCATCAAAATAAGTGCTTTTAACAAAATACTCTACGCTTTCTTCGGAGGAGCAACGGGTATCCTTCTTGCTTCTATGGTTTTCAAAATTAAAATCTTCAAACCTGCGGTAATCATCATAGCTTTGATAGAAAACGTTGGTGTTTACATCTTGCTTTACGAGATGGCTGTATATTTTGGATGAAATCCAAAAGTGTAAAAAATCTTTTTTAAATCACTGGAGGTGATTTAGTATGAAGTTCTTTTTGGATACGGCTAACATAGACGAGATAAAAGAAGCTGCATCTTGGGGCGTTTTGGATGGAGTTACTACAAACCCTACTCTTGTTTCACGTGAAGGCAAGGTGGACTTTAAGCAACGAATAAAAGAGATATGCGACGTTGTAAAAGGACCTGTAAGTGCTGAAGTGGTTTCCACAGATTACGACGGAATGGTAAAAGAAGCTTTAGAACTTGCGAAAATAGCAGATAACGTTACTGTCAAGATTCCGATGACCAAAGACGGGATAAAAGCGGTCTCTACCCTTTCAAAGAAAGGCGTTAAAACCAACGTTACCCTTGTTTTCAGTGCAAATCAAGCGTTGCTGGCCGCGAAAGCGGGCGCAACATTTGTCAGTCCATTTGTTGGACGTTTGGATGACATAGGAAACGATGGAATGACGGTATTAAGCGATATACTGGAGATCTTTAGAATATACGACATTGAAACAGAAGTTATAGCTGCAAGCATTCGACACCCAGAACATGTAAGGCAGGCAGCTTTGATGGGTGCTCACATAGCAACAATACCGTTTAAAGTTTTGAACATGTTGTTCAATCATCCGCTTACAGATAAAGGTATTGAAAGATTTTTAAAAGATTGGCAGGAATACGAAAAAAGACTGTCTTAAATTTAAGGAAAGGAGAATTTTTTGGTGGATAGCGAGAAAAAGTCGGAACACATTTCTTCGAACTCAAATGAGAAACAAACGCAAGACAAGATATATCAAATGGAGCTCGATATAAAAAAACTCCAGGAAATGAAAATCAAAGAACTTTACGCCATGGCAAAAAGCTTTGGCATTCAGCGTTTCAGCCAATACAGAAAAGACGACCTCATATTTGAAATATTGAAAGCACAAACAGAATCCAATGGATATAAATTCAAAGAAGGTGTCCTCGAAATTCAAGAAGGAGGATACGGCCTCTTAAGAGTTGATGACTATCTGTCAGGGCCCAACGATATTTACGTATCCCCCTCTCAGATAAAGAGATTTGGTCTTCTCAACGGTGATGTTGTCTCGGGCCAAACGAGGCCTCCAAAAGAAGGGGAAAAATACTTTGCACTTTTGAGAATAGAAGCGATAAATTACAAACCGATTGAAGAGTCGAACGAGAGGGTTTACTTTGAAAATCTGACTCCACTTTATCCTCAAGAACGCTTTATTCTTGAAACGGAGCCTTCCATTTTGGACACTCGCCTGATAGACATATTCTCTCCAATAGGGAAAGGTCAAAGAGGCCTTATAGTGTCCCCACCGAAAGCCGGAAAGACAACTATATTGAAACATGTGGCAAACGGAATAGCGAAAAATCATCCGGAAACAAAAAGAATGGTGCTCCTCATTGACGAACGCCCTGAAGAAGTTACCGATATGAAAAGGTCAGTTGACGCAGAAGTCATAGCCGCTCCATTCGATATGCCGGCTGACAAACAGATAAGGATCGCAGAGCTCACTCTTGAAAAGGCAAAAAGGCTGGTAGAGTACCACTACGATGTTGTCATACTTCTTGACAGTATCACCCGTCTTGCACGCGCGTATAATCTTTATCTTCCACCTTCTGGAAAGTTGCTCTCAGGTGGGGTGGACGCTTCTGCACTGTACAAGCCAAAACATTTCTTTGGTGCCGCAAGAAACACCGAAGAAGGCGGCAGCCTGACTATAATAGCAACTGCGCTCATAGAAACCGGCTCAAAAATGGACGATGTCATATTCGAAGAATTCAAAGGAACTGGAAACATGGAATTAGTTCTATCTCGTCAACTGGCGAACAAGAGAATATTCCCAGCCATCGATTTGAATCTTTCCGGTACGAGAAAAGAAGAGCTCTTGCTAAGTGAAAAAGAACTTAAGGACATGTGGCTCTTAAGGCGATTTATGAATTCCATGACGCCAGAAGAGGCTTTAAGCCTGATGGTCTCCAAGTTGAAAGAAACCAAATCCAACGACGAGTTCTTTTCGCTATTACAAAACGAAAAAGCTATTAAGTAAATTCACTTTCTCTACACCTTCTTGAATGAAGAATCAGTGTTTTAAAGGGGAAGAAAAACTTTTATCTTGCGTGGAGTATCATATGTTTTGACAAGCACTTCGAGGGTGGGATGATTTAATCCCTTTTTGAAATGCTTTGTAACATTGACGCATAGGTTGAGGATAAGAAGCCTGCTCTCATTTGTAGGGAATGTCGGCGAAGTCGCTTTATACTAAGAAATCTGCCCTCGCTTGCGGGAAATGACGGCGGAGCCATTTTATATACTCAACTAAATTTAGATATACAGAAATTACCCCTTTATGATTTGAAAAGAGGAGCCTATAAATTTCTCTAACTCTGCCTTGCAACTTTCTTTTTTAACTTCTTTTTCAAAGAAGTTCC from Mesoaciditoga lauensis cd-1655R = DSM 25116 encodes:
- the rpsK gene encoding 30S ribosomal protein S11, whose amino-acid sequence is MAKNSKSKKTRKSSKKKIHVDYGVAHVYSTFNNTIITISDKDGNVLTWSSGGDTGFSGSKKSTPYAAQLAADKVAKEAMNMGMKKIDVLVKGPGPGRESAVRGLQAAGLEVQNIKDITPVPHNGCRPKKRRRM
- the rho gene encoding transcription termination factor Rho, with the protein product MELDIKKLQEMKIKELYAMAKSFGIQRFSQYRKDDLIFEILKAQTESNGYKFKEGVLEIQEGGYGLLRVDDYLSGPNDIYVSPSQIKRFGLLNGDVVSGQTRPPKEGEKYFALLRIEAINYKPIEESNERVYFENLTPLYPQERFILETEPSILDTRLIDIFSPIGKGQRGLIVSPPKAGKTTILKHVANGIAKNHPETKRMVLLIDERPEEVTDMKRSVDAEVIAAPFDMPADKQIRIAELTLEKAKRLVEYHYDVVILLDSITRLARAYNLYLPPSGKLLSGGVDASALYKPKHFFGAARNTEEGGSLTIIATALIETGSKMDDVIFEEFKGTGNMELVLSRQLANKRIFPAIDLNLSGTRKEELLLSEKELKDMWLLRRFMNSMTPEEALSLMVSKLKETKSNDEFFSLLQNEKAIK
- the rpsD gene encoding 30S ribosomal protein S4 gives rise to the protein MARYTGSVCRLCRREGMKLFLKGDKCYSSKCPFEKRPYAPGQHGRDRMKMTHYAKQLRSKQAMKRTYGIFEKQFRKYFDKAMRAKGVTGTVLVQLVESRLDNTVYRLGFALSRSHARQLVTHGHVLVNGRRVNIPSYLLRPGDTIKLGEKVRSNTDVKEAIETASSRNAFPWLDVNYDEFEGTFVRLPEREEVDLTIDVQDIVELYSK
- the fsa gene encoding fructose-6-phosphate aldolase, with the translated sequence MKFFLDTANIDEIKEAASWGVLDGVTTNPTLVSREGKVDFKQRIKEICDVVKGPVSAEVVSTDYDGMVKEALELAKIADNVTVKIPMTKDGIKAVSTLSKKGVKTNVTLVFSANQALLAAKAGATFVSPFVGRLDDIGNDGMTVLSDILEIFRIYDIETEVIAASIRHPEHVRQAALMGAHIATIPFKVLNMLFNHPLTDKGIERFLKDWQEYEKRLS
- the rplQ gene encoding 50S ribosomal protein L17, which translates into the protein MRHRVKLKKFGRPSDQRKALMKSLVRELFIHETIVTTTQKAKAASQLAEKIITHAMKKDLSARRYVNTFLNDRRLTNKVVDEIAPRYEGRKGGYTRILKLRKRRGDGAELAIFQLIKEE
- a CDS encoding DNA-directed RNA polymerase subunit alpha, with translation MLNYVKPERFIIEEEKEERGYLYARYAVQPLERGYSIMLGNSLRRVLLSSIPSVAVTKVKIKDVYHEYDTLVGVKEDVLQILLNIKQLQIKAVSPIKDEPITLVAQKKGPGILKAKDIICPMEVKIANPELKIATLNEDADVYMELFAEIGKGYLPISEMDLGNDIQILPIDGIFSPVVKVNFRTEDFRVGKKTDYDRLILEIWTKKSITPNEALKKAIEIMIEHFDFLDKNFPGEIQAVELSGSEESVKEEVKEEKEEAKEESEQKAASEEKDSAYSIYDKMKIDELELSVRSLNCLKRDKIETVGDLLRRTEKDLLRIRNFGNKSLKEVDEKLRAFGLKLKAE